In one Juglans regia cultivar Chandler chromosome 11, Walnut 2.0, whole genome shotgun sequence genomic region, the following are encoded:
- the LOC109007760 gene encoding uncharacterized protein LOC109007760 gives MEIQGTEITRKRMKPAMEEKGLDGADSEIVEREVFQTDIAGSEEMELNINHILEKIERFTQLVSEMLESGKTIFKELINEFEERLITIHKEQMEKWQEEIKDLRLLDASNEEANALLHNARFLLQNAHIDS, from the exons ATGGAAATTCAAGGAACTGAAATAACGAGGAAACGCATGAAACCAGCT ATGGAAGAGAAGGGATTAGATGGAGCAGATTCAGAGATTGTAGAAAGGGAAGTGTTCCAGACAGACATTGCTGGATCTGAGGAGATGGAACTTAATATCAATCACATTCTCGAAAAGATTGAACGCTTCACCCAGCTG GTTTCTGAGATGCTGGAATCAGGGAAGACAATCTTTAAGGAACTGATTAATGAATTTGAAGAGCGGCTGATTAC GATACATAAGGAACAAATGGAGAAATGGCAGGAAGAAATTAAAGACTTGCGGTTGCTGGATGCATCAAATGAGGAGGCTAATGCTCTTCTGCATAATGCTCGATTCTTACTACAGAATGCTCACATTGACTCTTGA